The Lolium rigidum isolate FL_2022 chromosome 1, APGP_CSIRO_Lrig_0.1, whole genome shotgun sequence region cccccaacggaGGTGCCGGTGCCCCTGCCGGCCCCTATTtgggggctaccggtggagatgctctaagcataaCTTAGCTTCGTTGGATGAACTGCTCCTGACTATGACATTTTGATTCATCTTCGATAGAATGCCAAGCTATAGTTATTGTGATCAACTTGTATTCATCATCAAGGAGACCACTCTGATATCTTGTTTTGCAGACATGAACAGAATTTGATGAAATCAATTGGACTCGAGTACCATTTATGCTTTAGTTGGAATTAGTTCAAACTGGACTTACCATATTTTGTGTTTGGCGGCCATTTGGAATCCAAATAAGAAATGAAACACAGATCTTGCTTGGATGTTACACAGGATAATGAAGGAAGACTTTAACTTTGACACATAAGTTGCAGTCATCATGGTCcatcaataaaaataaaaattgagAATGAGGGTCCATCAATAATTACTATCCAACTTTGAAAATTTAGGACATTTGCCGCTGTTGATGAAAAATGTTTACATTGATTATCATACTTCGGTAGACCATATATGGGTCTACTACTCCTCTTGAACATGGCCACAACTTCGGAGCCGGCAGCATCACTTGACCTGCAGCCAGATGATCAACTGCTGCTTTGTCAGTGAAGGAGCACTTCTTGATCTTCACAGAGGGTAGTTCTTCAACAACTGCAGCTATGTCTTCTTGAACCATGTTCATCCAATGCTCCACCAGTTTCAACTTTCGTTGGCGTATTGGTAAGATACCCGGCAACGATGGCGCCTTATGTGAAATCCAATCTCTGGTTCATCTGGTATCATTAGCCATCCCTCCAGAGTCCTAGGGCAGTAAAGGCAAAGAATCTTTAGGTCGGTGCAACATACACACCTATATCAAATCTCTACCTGAACGGAAAGAACACACATTCAACACGAAACAACTAGCATGATTTGAACATGAGACTATCTAACGGAGCACCCGTGTAACAAGTAGCTCAAGCCAAACACCTATCATTGGTGTGGAGATACTTAAATGCATGCATCAGGGTCAGAACTGTACTTAGTTGCTTCTATGAGGCAAAAACTAATATATGCAAATGGAGACCAAGAAAAACTTGAATTGAACTTTTCAACGTCACGTTCTTAAACAAAGAGGAATCATATTGCATCTGCTTAATCTAACTCGAAGCTATAGGTAGCATGAAAGGAAGAACAACATAGACATGACCACTGCCAAGTGACGCTCTGTAGATTGCTATGCCGTCATCTTGTAgataactctttttttttttcttgaacaaGGGAAGGGACCCGAAGGTCCCCGAAACCTGCATTAATGAGAAGCGGTTACAGACCCATATACACACAGGACCCTAAATGTAGATAACTCAGATCATAGGTGATTACGACTTTGTACAAGCAACTTTGATCTGATTACGACTCCATCAAACCTGAACAAACAAGACGAAAAAGTTCAGGACAAGCAAGATTTTCCACCCAATTTTTGCAATTACTTAGGTAGTCAGGTAGTGTCACATGAAGAGGAAGGATAGCGTTGCCAAATTGCTAATACTGATCTTAACTGAACTTGAACATGTGACTGACAACAATTGCTTTAGTGTGTTCATCACTGTAATCTGCAACACAGGTTAGAATACTTTGCCGAACAGAGGCAACAGAAGATAAAGAATCGGTCCTCAAAAACATGGGTCATACAGAACTGGTACCTTGGAGTTCAAGATACGACCTAGGCATCTAGCAGTATAACAGCAAATTTCAAattaaaaagaagaaagaaactgGGGGCATTGGTATCAAGAACCAACGCCAACACACTAGGTGCCGTCTGTCATCCCAATCCAAAACTGGGGCACAAAAAGGAAAGACATAGAAAAGTGGGTGTCCCTCTAATTAATGTTTTAGAAATGGTAATACCGTACAGAAATGGTAATACACAATCCCATGAAACCTCCTTAAAATTCATGCAATCGTCTCAAGCGATATGATTTGCTTTAAGATCAGGAGAACCATGATATGGGATCTAAAAATGGTGGAGATTGACTGAAGTGAAgaaaaatttcagtagcctttaaAATGCTAAGCGTTCTCTTGATCTTATGAGGTGTATTTCAGATAAAACAACCTGTGAGCACAAGATGTTCATATTATTTAGGGCAGTGACCAGGATCTTGTTTGTAACCATACTAGTTTTGCAGACTTATTTCAAAACAAACATCGCAAGATAAAATTATACGTGTGAAGAAGGATATTGTTTGTGACGGTACTAGTTATGCAGAATTGTTTCGAAACAACATAGCAAGATAAAATCATAAATGTGAAGATGGCTAAAAAAATCTTTTCTGTGTCTTTGTCTATGAGAAATAGTTTACAAAATGAGTTGTCCTTGATTTGAGTGAATTACCTCGATGTGAAAAGGTAAACTAGATCTACACTTGTATTCCTTCTACTTTACCTTGAGCATACAAACTGCTACTCAGAAATAATTGACAGTGGTCGATCTACTGTTTTTTGTGATTCCATCAGCACACTCATGCACGAGCTACTTGTATGAAATACCCCTTTTTTTTCCTACTACCCTCATTCTCTAAACACGGCAGTTGGACAAGAAAATACATATTACTAAGGGTGGTGGTTACTGACTGCAGTATTTGAACAAATCAAGCATTAGGCAAGTCATGTGATGGTTATATGGAGGGAAGGAGATAACTAGGATGCAAAAGATGATTttaccacttcatattgcccttgAAGACAACAAGGGTGGTGGGAAGTTGGTATATATCCGTGTCTCTGACTTGGGCACTAAACGCATGCGTTGTTTCACACAAACCCTCTGAAGCTTCAATGTCTTGATGTCAATTGAGAAATATCCGGTCGGTGACGAGGCTTCTGTCCTTGACAAGAGCAAGTACCTCTCTGTTGCATCCTCGATACGATAATCGTACCTAGGATCTAGCGAGATTCTCTTCTCAATCTGCCACAGGCTCGGACTCTTGCCTTTGGTTCGCGCAACGACGGCGTAACTGAGGACAGATGGAGTTCCGCGATCGAAACCAAATATCCCGATCCTGCCTTCACCTGCCCCCACAATGGCTAGATCTGCCCTTCCCCAGTTACCGGGCGGAAGGTCGGTCATGGAGAAGTCCATCCTGTGGGTGTCGAGCACGAGCAACCTGTTCTCCTCCTCGACCAGGTTGCCGAACCGGGCGGTGTCCCAGTAGAAGCAGCCGTTGGCGTAATGGCACCTGAGTCTCCTGATGGAAGCAGCCATATGCATAGTGGTCGCCTCGCTGCTACCTATGCCATGGCTATAATTCTTGGATGCAGCGGCTTGCCACTGTCCGGTGTTGGACGAGAAGACGAAGGCCGCCACCCTGGTGCTGAAATGTGCCACGCAGATCACTCTGAACGCCGCCTCTGGTTCCTCGCCGAGGGGGAGGAGGAAATGCTCCACCGAGGCGGCTAGGTCCTGAGGTAGTGGGGGCAGCAGGACGTACCGCCGGTGCAAGGGGTCGCACACGGCGACCTCCCTGAAGACCGGAGCCCACTCGTCGTGTTGGGggtcgacgaggaggacgcgggtGTCGCGGATGTCCCGGACGGCCCAGCGGCAGTGGGAGGGGAGGAAGGCGAAGGAGAAGTCGGCGGCGTGCGCGAgcgcgcgggcggcgggcgcggAGGGGTGCGGCGGTTGGACTGGGTTGAAGCCGTCGTGGTCGAGGAAGCCGAGGAGTGGCTGGGCGTGGAGGCGGCGGAAGCTGCGGAGGAAGGACTGGTCGGTGACGAGTCGGCGGAAGGAGACGCACGCGGCGGAGGCGCGCGCGAGGTCTTCTGGGGCGTGCAGCCGGAGGAAGATCTCCGCCAGGAGGTGGTCAGGGATCTCCATCAGACGTGACGCCACTTCGTTGCTGGTCGCCATTGGaggggaagtggaggccatccggGACGGGACAGGAGAGCCGGCCGCCGGGAACGTCGACGAGATGCGGAGGGGAGGAGCCCGTGGCTGTGTGCTGGTGTTGCTGGAGTTGGGAATGGGCTTGGCCGGTCAGAACGTGCCTAGGTTTCAGGACTTCACAGGCCCAGCATCTCAGTTGAGCTTCAGAGTTCAGACTCCGctcagaaaaacaaaaacaaaaatttgAGTGCATACTCCCGAGATGTGCACGTtactttgaattttttgaatgcgTGATCTAAATGCGTTTAAAAATCCATGAGTTGGAAGAATTTTTTCCTTATGTTGTAGGCCAAGGGAGCTTTAGTTACCATCCGTATTTCCATTTATCTTCTCGGACCGAAACACACTAGGAATCACGGATATAGATGCAAGCGGTCCACTATCAGGGTACCCTTTACCCTATttagttcaaaaaaaaatgaactaacttAATAATGTTATACATGGATAAAAGCTAGTTTATTTTTTAAAACTATATAGAGTAAAGGGTACCCTAATGGTGAACCATTTGCATCACTAACCATGAATCTTGTTAAAGTACAATTCTAGATTCTACTATGattacttttgtatgtccttgGCAACGACGTCCTCGTGAAGATGGTATACTACGAAATAAAAGGGGCACGATCGTCGTCGTGGTGTGGACTTTCTGGTTTACAAGATCGTACTAGAGAGTTTATGTTGTTTATGTCCAACTGATCAATGGCCTCTCATCATGCCGTTTTCTTAAGAATGTCCATCTTTGGTGGCATTTTAGGAGCTGTGGGAGATAAAATTTATtttcacattgctagttgggagatagTTGGAGTATATTATAATGAAAATTGTTTTCCATCTCTAGTAAGTGAGCGAGAAGACAAGGAGTTCACCCGCACTCTCCTCCGCCACCCATCCCGCCACACATGTGCATTTGTGACTCGAGTTCGAAAGGATTTTGTTGAtgatattttttttatatttggtgcaccaactgagtttggTACGTGTCAGTGTGCATGCTCGCCACATGTTCCTATCTTCGTATGCGTGTCGGTTCGGTCGACGGCTCCCCTCTCAGGCTATACCAGGAGATGAGAGACATAACGCATGCACATCTCTCCACTCGCTTCTCTCTCTATCGCTTACTTGGAGGGCCGGGACAACATGCTTCCGAAACCCCGTCCATCGAGATCCTGCATCGGAAGACGGGTGATAAGGTTTTAGAGAGCGTCTCGGTGTGATCTGCTCGCTTTGTCTGCCTACTTTCTTGCTGTCCAATTTCCTCGACACATCTGGTGACTTCGACAACACCACGGTCGACATCAACAACAACCATGGTGATGCTGATGTTGGAGCGACCTTTCTAGTCGCGATGCATGTGTTCCTCATCTCCTACCTTGCACAACTACTTGTTAGCTTTTCATtgccaattttattatcaattcgCCAGTCTATGCTGGTTCCGTAATTAAACTCAATTAAAATTTAGCTAATAATCTAACAATATTTTTCTGAGGTGCAAGGATATGCAGCAAAGATGTATAGAAGCAATGCATTCTGAAGCTATCACAGCAGCAATGAACTGTTGCATTAAGAATGCCAACATTGAAACAGATCAGTGTCAACTACTGGTTGCTGCGCTGAATAACGAAAGACTAGGATCCTTGCCCCTACCGATGGTCAGCCAAAATCCAAAAGTTTCCAGCAATCACACGCCTACTCGATCAATCTCTTTGCCGGCGCCGGAGCATTGCCCCTCGTCGTGGTGGTAGGAGAACCATGCACTGCCCGTAGAAGCATAGCAGCTGTCTCCCCGACGAGGTCCCGACAGCCGTTTTTTATATATCCGGACGATGTTATTCGGCCCAGCCGCACCACTGGCTCCTCGTTTTCTCTCGGATTTGGCCTGTCATCCATCCAGAGAGCCCAGACCATCCTCGGCTTCCCGAGACCCGGtcagggactccggacgaaacaaaaagcGCGCGAAACATCGAGCGGGCCCACGTTATCGGCGACAGAACTGGTAGTTCCCTCCATTTATTTCGTTTTCCCTTCAAAATGCGTCGCATAGAACCATTTTCCCCGCCAAATTTCGGAGGAGCAACCGCCATTCTCCCGCACAGTTGCAGctgctcctcttcccttccaccaccatgccgccgatgGCGCGCCGAAGGCGAGGAACCCATGGACGCCAAAAGAGAGGCCGCCGGACATGATTATCGCCGCTGATGGGCGAATGCCGAGGTGCGACTGAGAAAATATTACCCCCACGTCCTTTTTACATCAAATACGGTATTTATTATATCCGAATTTTCGCGCGGGTctcaaacggctggagatgctctagcaCCCCGACGCAGCATCGTAGAAGAACCCCGTGCTGCTACTGTAGTAGTAGCCCGACGCCGGATCGTACACGTAGTCCCAGCCCCCGACGTCGGCTCCCTCGccagcctccaccgccgccgccgtaccTGAAGCATCACGCGGCGTACCAGGCTTACTCGTGTTCGGATTTCCAgcgatgttttttttttggaaagaaaGGTGATTCTTTATCGGAGGGCGACAACATTCATTTACCGCAAATCTCAGCCTTTCACCGTCCCAAAAATTATACGAAATTCCAACTAGAATTTCTTTGAGGGTGTCTCCAATGTGAAAATAAGGTTggtcttaagagcatctccagtcgcgtcccccaaaacgtcccccaaaccgcgctggattgagcgtttgggggacgtgttttgttcgtgccgcgtttgggggacgtcgctccccagcccacgtcccccaaacgccgcccccaaacattaaaaatacttctttttcaacatagaaccatttatcaaatatagcatatgaataaaaatgtttgcgaggattgttttcaaattaaaatacaacaaacaataaaacaagtaaacaaatataataaatagggctagatgcacTACAACAAAAACATGCAGTAGAGACATTTCTGTAGAGGCAATGCCCACTTTGTCTCTTGAATCATTATCTAATTTGCTATAGATGCATTTAGAGAGACACTTTGGAGAATGTCTTAGCGGTAGAGACATCTACCTAGAGACATTCTCCAAAATGTCTCTTAGTCTGCATGTTAAGACATCGTAAGAGACATTCTTGGGATGGACTTAACAATAGAGGCATGTCCTTGAGACACTCTTCATAATGTTTCTTAGCACCTCTGTAAGACATTAATAGAGACACCTTTGAGAATGCCTTAATAATAGAATCGTCCTCTAAAAACATTATGGATGTCTCTTTTGCCAAGAGATACACACTGCACAATGCCTTAAAAGTGAGATTTATAACACCAAGTCTATAAGACAATCACAAAGATAAATTTGGATGTTTCGAAATACATCATGGTGCAATTATGCTAAATACTATTATTGAAGTAAAAAAACATAAACTTACATTTTGTTTaaaatatatgctttattacatAAAATACTCTTGTATTAAATCAACGACAATTattatgaatcagagggagtaaccGTGTCCGGATATGAAAACTACATGTGTAAAATGTGTGAGAAATAATaaatgaaaatttaaaaaataccaTGGCCCAAAAAGAACACAAACATGATTTCTTTGAGAAAAATATATCTAAAAATTTAGTCTCCAATAAAGATTCCAATAAAGATAGGGGGTTTTCTTTCTTGGTAATTAGACTTTTTTATTTTCCAATCTTGGTAAAAGATCCCGCGATCCTCGCCACTGCTCCAACACAACTCCTCTCCGGagtgagatcaggtgacatgcaccttttgcatgtcaccaTGTGACATGCGGCCTGAAGCCAAATTTAAACTTTgcgaaaaaatttgaaaaaaatcatgcatgttcacaacATATATTAAGACAACCCCTAAaattttcagatcaaaattcgaaacatacatcgagaaacaaaaaagagaaatctgtcatgaatagttcccgaattcaaatctgagtttcTATATACACTATTCacatctgagtttctcttttttgtttctcgatgtatgtttcgaattttgatctaaATTTTTTAGAGATTGTCTTAATATGTACTGTgaacatacatgatttttttcagattttttcgcaaaGTTTAAATTTGGCTTTAgaccgcatgtcacacggtgacatgcaaaaactgcatgtcacctgatctcactCCCTCCTCTCCCCCACTTCTCCCACGCGACCATGAGTCAATTGATCTGGAATTCTGGATCCAACCACCGATGAGCCGCTCTGCACACCTTCCCTGCACATGGGCGTTCCGTTGGCGGCGCAACCATAGTGGAAGATGGCTTCCACCTCATTGCAGTCGCAGTCCTCCGTCAGTGCCGGCACCGGCGCCGACACCTCCGCCCGGCCAATGTTGAGCCCCACGGCATGGCCGCCACGATCTCCGACATGCACGACCGTCCATGGGCTGCCACCGTCGAGGCCGCACCTCCTCCTcgcccggcgccgtcgtcgaaggcttatctggtgaagtgaacaacatgttgCGCTCCTTGTACACAAGCCAAGCACGCACACTCCCCTGACGCCTCAATTGTTTGATTCTTCTAGCCTAGGTCTACTCCAGGATGCCGCAAATGACCA contains the following coding sequences:
- the LOC124662693 gene encoding uncharacterized protein LOC124662693, which gives rise to MATSNEVASRLMEIPDHLLAEIFLRLHAPEDLARASAACVSFRRLVTDQSFLRSFRRLHAQPLLGFLDHDGFNPVQPPHPSAPAARALAHAADFSFAFLPSHCRWAVRDIRDTRVLLVDPQHDEWAPVFREVAVCDPLHRRYVLLPPLPQDLAASVEHFLLPLGEEPEAAFRVICVAHFSTRVAAFVFSSNTGQWQAAASKNYSHGIGSSEATTMHMAASIRRLRCHYANGCFYWDTARFGNLVEEENRLLVLDTHRMDFSMTDLPPGNWGRADLAIVGAGEGRIGIFGFDRGTPSVLSYAVVARTKGKSPSLWQIEKRISLDPRYDYRIEDATERYLLLSRTEASSPTGYFSIDIKTLKLQRVCVKQRMRLVPKSETRIYTNFPPPLLSSRAI